In a genomic window of Kluyveromyces marxianus DMKU3-1042 DNA, complete genome, chromosome 7:
- the yxeK gene encoding putative monooxygenase yxeK, with amino-acid sequence MTQKNHGDAQQPKRQKTNDDGKSAPKNIILNAFLMSSPGLQVINSWRNEKDQTSTSAENPEYWIELAKVLERGGFNAVFFADVLGPYDVYKGPGNFKPVAKAGAQWPLPDPSYYIPLMAAVTKRLAFGITISTISEQPYHLARRLGTLDLITGGRAGWNIVTSYLDSASRNLLNGQNLPDKVERYKKAEEFVDVIYKLFLSSWQDGAVKADKKKGVFTDPEGLRHINHEGKYFNVQGPGLTQPSQQKLPVIIQAGTSPKGKELAARNAEIIFLNNPSKDSLKKNIDSVKYLAQHKFGRDPSKIKFLLQVTIIIGDTAEDVKQQIDTVRALGDDEAALAMFSGWSGIDISAYTDDKPLEDIENVAIASTIQSWKIAYPEVKIWTKKEIIDRVTVSGSGILFAGTPKEVADTIQDWVEYTGVDGFNFAYTNLPGTFKDIADKLVPELRKRGLVPGLDELTRANENGLSFRQQLFGTNELDPTHPASELKWKSNESREEFEHRFSKALEKLHATL; translated from the coding sequence ATGACGCAGAAAAACCACGGAGATGCTCAGCAAccaaaaagacaaaaaacGAATGACGATGGCAAAAGTGCtccaaaaaatattatcCTAAACGCATTTTTGATGAGTTCACCTGGTCTTCAAGTAATCAATTCCTGGAGAAATGAGAAAGACCAGACTTCTACTTCTGCAGAGAATCCCGAATATTGGATAGAATTAGCCAAAGTTCTAGAGAGAGGTGGGTTCAACGCAGTGTTTTTTGCTGATGTGCTAGGTCCTTATGATGTTTATAAAGGTCCAGGAAACTTTAAACCTGTCGCAAAAGCCGGCGCGCAATGGCCGTTACCTGATCCAAGTTATTATATTCCGCTTATGGCTGCTGTTACCAAGAGATTGGCGTTTGGTATAACGATTTCTACTATTAGTGAGCAGCCTTACCACTTGGCAAGAAGATTGGGTACCTTAGATTTGATAACTGGAGGTCGTGCTGGATGGAATATTGTCACTTCTTATCTTGACAGTGCTTCTCGTAACCTATTGAATGGTCAAAACCTCCCAGATAAAGTCGAAAGGTACAAGAAGGCAGAAGAATTTGTTGACGTCATTTATAAGCTTTTCTTGAGCTCCTGGCAAGATGGGGCCGTTAAGGCagacaagaaaaaaggtGTATTTACAGATCCAGAGGGATTGCGTCACATCAATCACGAGGGAAAGTATTTCAACGTCCAAGGACCAGGGCTCACTCAACCCAGTCAACAAAAACTTCCTGTTATCATCCAAGCAGGAACTTCCCCAAAAGGGAAAGAACTAGCTGCCAGAAATGCGGAGATCATCTTTTTGAATAACCCTTCGAAAGAttcattgaagaaaaatatagACTCCGTGAAGTACCTTGCCCAGCATAAGTTTGGTAGAGATCCATCAAAGATCAAATTTTTGTTGCAGGTCACAATAATCATTGGCGACACAGCTGAAGATGTAAAGCAACAAATTGATACTGTAAGAGCCTTGGGCGACGATGAAGCAGCCCTGGCAATGTTTTCAGGTTGGAGTGGAATCGATATTAGCGCTTACACTGACGATAAACCGTTAGAAGACATTGAAAATGTCGCTATTGCCTCAACAATACAGTCCTGGAAGATCGCCTACCCTGAAGTTAAAATCTggacaaagaaagaaattattGACCGTGTCACCGTTTCCGGTTCAGGTATACTTTTCGCAGGAACGCCAAAAGAGGTAGCTGACACAATCCAAGATTGGGTTGAATATACTGGTGTCGATGGCTTCAATTTTGCTTACACCAACCTACCAGGTactttcaaagatattgCTGATAAATTGGTCCCTGAATTGAGAAAACGCGGCCTTGTCCCAGGACTTGACGAGTTAACAAGAGCCAACGAAAATGGTTTATCATTCAGACAGCAGCTCTTTGGCACTAACGAATTGGATCCTACCCATCCAGCTAGTGAACTAAAATGGAAAAGCAATGAGAGtagagaagaatttgaaCACAGATTTTCTAAAGCCTTAGAAAAGCTACACGCTACGTTGTAA
- the MCH2 gene encoding Mch2p: MIMTEEKLRKVDPKESTIKDSESTASETIEIPDGGYGWVIALCFFLYNFCTWGANSGYAIYLADYLSNNAFPGGGKLDYAAVGGIAFGGGLLFAPVIVHFSRIYGVQIVIGIGIVCQTAALLLAAFSKKLWQLYLTQGLLISFGLASICIPSFTLVPQWFRNKRTLASGIGTSGSGLGGIIFNLGMQRIIEVKSVKWALIVQCIICSVLSCIALALTRTRTKIIHGNAAKAKSSFKELAVEHLEVFKIFGMWLLCLWVAFTMLGYVIILYSLSAFTQSLGYNAKKGSYVSCMVSLGGLVGRPIIGHIADKFGPITVGAIVNLIVAILCWAMWIPCTNFGVAIAFGLLQGALIGTVWVIFASVSARVIGLKRLEKASGVLWVFIALFAIPAPVIGLQLDTDVIGSKTNYVHTAIFTGFAYFGAALLLYLLRIYIITRDEKSRQHSDDHDNFDRDETSYTVDIRSFAKNIFSGNIGGRKV; this comes from the coding sequence atgataatgACGGAGGAGAAATTGAGAAAGGTTGATCCCAAAGAATCCACAATAAAAGATAGTGAAAGCACAGCAAGTGAAACTATTGAAATTCCGGATGGAGGATACGGTTGGGTAATTGCTTTATGCTTCTTCTTATATAACTTTTGTACATGGGGTGCAAATTCTGGTTATGCTATTTACCTTGCCGATTATTTGTCTAACAATGCATTTCCTGGGGGAGGAAAACTAGACTATGCTGCCGTTGGAGGTATAGCTTTTGGGGGAGGTTTGTTATTTGCACCTGTAATTGTTCACTTCTCTAGGATATATGGGGTTCAGATTGTAATTGGGATTGGAATTGTGTGTCAAACAGCCGCGCTTTTGTTAGCTGCATTTTCCAAGAAGTTATGGCAACTCTACCTTACCCAGGGGTTATTGATATCTTTTGGATTAGCATCTATTTGCATACCAAGTTTCACGCTAGTCCCACAATGGTTTAGAAATAAAAGAACGTTGGCGTCTGGGATTGGCACCAGCGGAAGTGGCCTCGGAGGTATCATATTCAATCTCGGCATGCAGAGAATAATAGAAGTCAAAAGCGTCAAATGGGCTCTAATCGTTCAATGTATTATATGTTCTGTATTGAGTTGTATTGCATTAGCCTTgacaaggacaaggacTAAAATTATTCATGGAAATGCTGCGAAAGCCAAATCGTCATTTAAAGAGTTGGCTGTGGAGCATTTGGAAGTGTTTAAGATTTTTGGGATGTGGTTACTCTGTCTATGGGTTGCTTTCACGATGTTAGGATACGTCATCATTTTATACTCACTTTCTGCCTTCACGCAGAGTCTTGGCTATAATGCAAAAAAGGGCTCATATGTGTCCTGTATGGTTAGTCTTGGTGGATTAGTCGGTCGGCCAATAATTGGACATATTGCCGATAAGTTTGGACCAATAACTGTTGGTGCAATAGTAAATTTAATTGTTGCCATTCTTTGTTGGGCAATGTGGATCCCGTGTACAAATTTTGGTGTTGCAATTGCTTTCGGATTACTTCAAGGTGCTCTAATTGGTACGGTGTGGGTCATTTTTGCTTCGGTTTCAGCTAGAGTTATTGGTTTGAAAAGGCTTGAAAAAGCATCTGGTGTACTTTGGGTGTTTATTGCACTATTTGCAATTCCTGCTCCAGTGATTGGATTGCAACTTGATACCGATGTAATTGGATCAAAAACCAATTACGTTCATACTGCAATATTCACAGGGTTTGCTTATTTCGGAGCAGCGCTCTTATTGTATTTGTTGAGAATCTATATCATCACTAGAGATGAAAAATCAAGGCAACATTCTGATGATCACGACAATTTTGATCGAGATGAAACCAGCTATACTGTCGATATACGTTCTTTTGCCAAGAATATATTCAGCGGAAACATTGGTGgaagaaaagtttga
- the ywnB gene encoding NAD(P)-dependent oxidoreductase, producing the protein MTKNVALIGATGYTGAAILTELLSRKYHVKAIVRSPEKVKAQDNLEIVKVDVFDEEALTKSLAGVDAVISAYNSGWTNPNIFEDFVKGSHNIINATKKAGIKRFLVVGGAGSLYVAPGVQLIDTPQFPKAIYPGANGARVLLDDLKKETELDWTMLSPPIGYSATNPGTRTGKYRIGTDSPLMDGDKPGAISAPDLAIALVDELEKGDFIKARFTIAN; encoded by the coding sequence ATGACAAAGAACGTAGCATTGATTGGTGCCACTGGTTACACTGGTGCTGCTATTCTTACCGAGCTATTGAGCCGCAAGTATCACGTGAAAGCTATAGTCCGTTCACCAGAGAAGGTTAAAGCTCAAGATAACCTAGAGATTGTGAAGGTCGATGTTTTTGATGAGGAAGCTTTAACAAAGTCCTTGGCTGGTGTTGATGCGGTGATTAGCGCTTATAACTCGGGATGGACTAATCCAAACATTTTTGAGGACTTTGTGAAAGGTTCCCACAACATCATCAATGCTACCAAAAAGGCTGGAATTAAGAGATTCCTAGTGGTCGGAGGTGCAGGAAGTTTGTACGTTGCACCTGGTGTGCAATTGATCGACACTCCTCAATTCCCAAAGGCAATCTACCCTGGTGCTAACGGTGCAAGAGTTTTGTTAGACgatttgaaaaaggaaaCTGAACTAGACTGGACCATGTTAAGTCCACCAATCGGATACAGTGCTACAAACCCTGGCACTCGTACTGGGAAGTACCGTATTGGTACTGACAGTCCATTGATGGATGGTGACAAACCTGGTGCCATCTCTGCACCTGATTTGGCAATTGCCTTGGTTgatgaattggaaaagGGAGACTTTATTAAGGCTCGTTTCACAATTGCGAACTAG